The Mycolicibacterium flavescens genome has a segment encoding these proteins:
- the pepQ gene encoding peptidase M24: MRARISLNPMTANRFSTDVYASRLRAAASAAADAGLAGLVITPGYDLRYLVGSRAQTFERLTALVLPADGEATIVVPRLELAALKESAVPELGLTVRDWVDGDDPYALVGEALGGGTVKSAVTDSMPALHLLPLAEVLGAVPVLATDVLRRLRMIKDPAEIDALRKAGAAIDRVHARVPDFLVPGRTEADVAADIAEAIVAEGHSEVAFIIVGSGPHGADPHHECSDRELLAGDIVVVDIGGPYEPGYNSDSTRTYSIGEPDADIARRYAVLQRAQRAAVDAVRPGVTAEQVDAAARDVLAAEGLADAFVHRTGHGIGLSVHEEPYIVAGNTLTLEEGMAFSVEPGIYFPGEWGARIEDIVVVTADGAEPVNNRPHELVVVPVG; this comes from the coding sequence ATGCGGGCGCGGATTAGCCTGAATCCCATGACGGCCAACCGATTCAGCACCGATGTCTACGCCTCCCGGCTGCGTGCCGCCGCGTCGGCCGCCGCCGATGCCGGCCTGGCGGGCCTGGTCATCACGCCGGGCTACGACCTGCGCTATCTGGTCGGTTCGCGCGCGCAGACCTTTGAGCGGCTCACCGCGCTGGTGCTGCCGGCTGACGGCGAGGCGACCATCGTGGTGCCCCGGCTGGAGTTGGCGGCGCTCAAGGAGTCGGCGGTGCCTGAACTCGGCTTGACGGTGCGCGACTGGGTCGACGGTGACGACCCGTACGCGCTCGTGGGCGAGGCGCTCGGCGGGGGGACGGTGAAGAGCGCCGTGACCGATTCCATGCCCGCCCTGCACCTGCTTCCTCTCGCCGAGGTCCTCGGCGCGGTGCCGGTGCTGGCCACCGACGTGCTGCGCCGGCTGCGGATGATCAAGGATCCGGCCGAGATCGACGCGCTGCGCAAGGCGGGTGCGGCCATCGACCGGGTGCACGCCAGGGTGCCCGACTTCCTGGTGCCCGGCCGCACTGAAGCCGACGTCGCCGCCGATATCGCCGAAGCCATTGTCGCCGAGGGACATTCGGAGGTCGCATTCATCATCGTCGGTTCAGGGCCGCACGGTGCCGACCCGCACCACGAGTGTTCGGACCGCGAACTGCTCGCCGGTGACATCGTGGTCGTCGACATCGGCGGACCGTACGAGCCCGGCTACAACTCCGATTCCACCCGGACCTACAGCATCGGCGAACCGGACGCCGACATCGCCCGTCGCTACGCGGTGCTGCAGCGCGCCCAGCGCGCCGCGGTCGATGCGGTCCGGCCCGGCGTCACCGCCGAACAGGTCGACGCCGCCGCCCGCGACGTGCTGGCCGCCGAGGGCCTGGCCGACGCGTTCGTGCACCGCACCGGCCACGGCATCGGACTGTCGGTGCACGAGGAGCCCTACATCGTCGCCGGCAACACGCTGACCCTCGAGGAGGGCATGGCGTTCTCCGTCGAGCCGGGCATCTACTTTCCCGGCGAGTGGGGCGCGCGCATCGAGGACATCGTGGTCGTCACCGCCGACGGCGCGGAGCCGGTGAACAACCGGCCGCACGAGTTGGTGGTCGTGCCCGTCGGCTGA
- a CDS encoding Conserved membrane protein of uncharacterised function: MSGPQGSDPTQSWPGQQPEQPSDQPSSDPSANQPWQPQGGDATQAAPSWQPPAYDPSQGQQQYPQYQQPAYQPPQQYPGGEQYGQQPSEYTPQAYQQPGQYGQPHYGQPYAQPGQPGYQQQPGQYADQTGQYGQQPGQYGQQPGQFGQYPQYGQPGSEDGSKRSLAVIGGVIGLLAAVIVAVVLVLGFWKPGFFVTTKLDIDAAQSGVQQILTDEANGYGATNVKDVKCNDGQNPTVEKGGTFNCEVSIDGTKRQVTVTFQDDEGTYEVGRPK, encoded by the coding sequence ATGAGCGGACCGCAGGGATCTGATCCGACGCAGTCGTGGCCAGGCCAGCAGCCGGAACAGCCTTCGGACCAGCCGTCCAGCGATCCATCGGCCAACCAGCCGTGGCAGCCCCAGGGCGGCGACGCGACCCAGGCGGCGCCCAGCTGGCAGCCGCCTGCCTACGACCCGTCGCAGGGCCAGCAGCAGTACCCGCAGTACCAGCAGCCGGCGTATCAGCCGCCGCAGCAGTACCCGGGTGGCGAACAGTACGGACAGCAGCCCAGCGAGTACACCCCGCAGGCGTATCAACAGCCGGGGCAGTACGGCCAACCGCACTACGGGCAGCCATACGCGCAGCCCGGTCAGCCGGGCTACCAGCAGCAACCCGGCCAGTACGCTGACCAGACCGGCCAGTACGGACAGCAACCGGGCCAGTACGGCCAGCAGCCGGGTCAGTTCGGCCAGTACCCGCAGTACGGCCAACCGGGTTCGGAGGATGGTTCGAAGCGCTCGCTGGCCGTGATCGGCGGCGTGATCGGCCTGCTGGCGGCGGTCATCGTCGCGGTCGTGCTGGTGCTGGGCTTCTGGAAGCCGGGTTTCTTCGTCACCACCAAGCTCGACATCGACGCCGCGCAGTCCGGGGTGCAGCAGATTCTCACCGACGAGGCCAACGGGTACGGCGCCACCAACGTCAAGGACGTCAAGTGCAATGACGGCCAGAATCCGACCGTCGAGAAGGGCGGCACCTTCAACTGCGAGGTCAGCATCGACGGCACCAAGCGCCAGGTGACGGTGACCTTCCAGGACGACGAGGGCACCTACGAGGTCGGCAGGCCCAAGTAA
- a CDS encoding 2,3-dihydroxybiphenyl 1,2-dioxygenase, producing the protein MIEAVAAPSLLDRGTAESPDFFWYLKDPAGNFSEYYSYMDTVPEDELWSPEVLHGLRGLYAWGPPPPPSFLEPDDLAALMIGAHSAARQ; encoded by the coding sequence ATGATCGAGGCGGTTGCTGCTCCCAGCTTGCTCGACCGTGGCACTGCAGAATCCCCTGACTTCTTCTGGTATCTGAAGGATCCGGCGGGCAACTTCTCGGAGTACTACTCCTACATGGATACCGTTCCGGAAGACGAACTGTGGAGCCCAGAGGTGCTTCACGGCCTGCGGGGGCTCTACGCCTGGGGGCCGCCCCCTCCACCGTCGTTCCTCGAACCCGACGACCTCGCAGCCCTGATGATCGGTGCCCACTCTGCTGCGAGGCAGTGA
- the cobK gene encoding cobalt-precorrin-6x reductase translates to MRILLLGGTSEARALAARLHPDVEVISSLAGRVPDPALPVGDVRIGGFGGVEGLRQWLRGEQVDAVVDATHPYAATMTAHAAAVCAELELPHLVVARPAWPAGDAIVVNDDREAAKVVAAEGFQRVFLTTGRSGAAAFGSVDAWFLIRAVTPPDVGDLPSRHQVLLSRGPYRYDEELALLREHRIDALVTKNSGGSMTRPKLDAAAALGVAVVMVDRPPLPAGVTSVATADEAVEWVTAIRKAPTSD, encoded by the coding sequence ATGCGAATCCTGTTGTTGGGCGGCACATCGGAGGCGCGTGCACTCGCCGCGCGGCTGCACCCCGACGTCGAGGTGATCAGCTCCCTCGCCGGACGGGTGCCCGACCCCGCGCTGCCGGTCGGCGACGTGCGCATCGGCGGGTTCGGTGGCGTCGAGGGCCTGCGGCAGTGGCTGCGCGGCGAACAGGTCGACGCCGTCGTGGACGCCACGCACCCGTACGCCGCCACGATGACCGCCCACGCCGCCGCCGTCTGCGCCGAACTGGAGTTGCCGCACCTGGTGGTGGCGCGACCCGCCTGGCCGGCCGGTGACGCGATCGTCGTCAATGACGATCGCGAGGCCGCGAAGGTCGTTGCCGCCGAGGGGTTTCAGCGGGTCTTTCTGACCACCGGGCGATCCGGCGCCGCGGCGTTCGGGAGCGTCGACGCGTGGTTCCTTATCCGTGCCGTCACCCCACCCGATGTCGGGGACCTGCCGTCGCGGCATCAGGTCCTGCTGTCGCGCGGGCCGTACCGCTACGACGAGGAGCTGGCGCTGCTGCGTGAGCATCGCATCGACGCGCTGGTCACCAAGAACAGCGGCGGGTCGATGACGCGGCCCAAGCTGGACGCCGCCGCCGCGCTGGGGGTCGCGGTGGTGATGGTGGACCGGCCACCGCTGCCCGCGGGGGTGACCAGCGTCGCCACGGCGGATGAGGCGGTCGAATGGGTCACGGCGATTCGGAAGGCGCCGACGAGCGACTGA
- a CDS encoding PPOX class F420-dependent protein → MAQSSRRATTRLTTDALAFLSERHLAMLTTLRSDNSPHVVAVGFTFDPATHIARVITSGGSQKAVNAERQGVAVLSQVDGARWLSLEGKAKVNTDPDAVRDAELRYAQRYRTPRVNPKRVVIEVRVERVLGSSDLLDRVAD, encoded by the coding sequence ATGGCCCAGTCCAGCCGCCGGGCGACCACCCGGCTCACCACCGACGCGCTCGCGTTCTTGTCCGAGCGTCATCTCGCCATGCTGACGACCCTGCGTTCGGACAACTCGCCGCATGTCGTCGCCGTCGGTTTCACCTTCGACCCGGCGACCCACATCGCCCGCGTCATCACCAGCGGCGGGTCCCAGAAGGCCGTGAACGCCGAGCGCCAAGGCGTCGCGGTGCTGAGCCAGGTCGACGGTGCGCGGTGGTTGTCGCTCGAGGGCAAGGCCAAGGTCAACACCGATCCCGACGCCGTCCGCGACGCCGAATTGCGCTACGCACAGCGCTACCGCACGCCGCGGGTCAACCCGAAACGCGTTGTGATCGAGGTCCGTGTCGAGCGGGTGCTGGGCTCCTCGGACCTGCTGGACCGGGTCGCCGACTAA
- the polA_1 gene encoding 5'-3' exonuclease (including N-terminal domain of PolI), with the protein MTVAAPLVLLDGASMWFRSYFGVPNSITAPDGRPVNALRGFLDAMATVITRERPGRLVVCRDDDWRPQWRVDLIPSYKAHRVLEENPEGEPDVEEVPDELTPQVDMIFEILDAFGIPTAGAAECEADDVLGTLAAREKRDPVVVVSGDRDLLQLVRDEPVSVRVLYLGRGLAKATKWGPKEVAETYGVPVDRAGPAYAELALLRGDPSDGLPGVPGIGEKTAATLLAQHGSLENILAAANDPKSKMSKAYRTKLLKAADYIEAAAPVVKVATDADLDWSTPSDTLPLSAEHPRKVVTLAETYGVTSSIGRLQKALDGLDG; encoded by the coding sequence GTGACCGTGGCCGCTCCCCTCGTCCTGCTCGACGGCGCCAGCATGTGGTTTCGCTCCTACTTCGGGGTGCCCAACTCGATCACCGCGCCCGACGGCCGCCCCGTGAACGCGCTGCGCGGCTTCCTGGACGCGATGGCCACGGTGATCACCCGGGAGCGCCCCGGCCGGCTCGTGGTGTGCCGCGACGACGACTGGCGACCGCAATGGCGCGTCGACCTCATTCCGTCCTACAAGGCGCACCGCGTGCTCGAGGAGAACCCCGAGGGCGAGCCCGACGTCGAGGAGGTGCCCGACGAGCTCACCCCGCAGGTGGACATGATCTTCGAGATCCTCGACGCGTTCGGCATCCCGACCGCGGGCGCTGCGGAGTGCGAAGCCGACGACGTGCTGGGCACGCTGGCCGCGCGTGAGAAGCGCGATCCCGTCGTGGTGGTCAGCGGCGATCGCGACCTGCTGCAGTTGGTGCGCGACGAACCGGTCTCCGTGCGGGTGCTCTACCTGGGCCGCGGCCTGGCCAAGGCCACCAAATGGGGTCCGAAGGAAGTGGCCGAGACGTACGGGGTTCCGGTGGATAGGGCGGGCCCGGCGTACGCCGAACTGGCACTGCTGCGCGGCGATCCGAGCGACGGCCTGCCCGGCGTGCCCGGTATCGGAGAGAAGACAGCCGCAACGCTGCTGGCACAGCACGGCTCGCTGGAGAACATCCTCGCCGCGGCCAACGACCCGAAGTCGAAGATGAGCAAGGCGTACCGAACCAAGCTGCTCAAGGCCGCCGACTACATCGAGGCGGCGGCCCCGGTGGTCAAGGTGGCCACCGACGCCGACCTGGACTGGTCGACCCCGAGCGACACGCTGCCGCTGTCCGCCGAGCATCCCCGCAAGGTCGTCACACTCGCCGAAACCTACGGCGTCACGTCATCGATCGGGCGGCTGCAGAAGGCCCTCGACGGGCTCGACGGCTAG
- a CDS encoding putative aminoglycoside phosphotransferase: MLRTDVDTVEVTPIGTGQTGATYRVSATYGADTDLPASFAIKLSAQDDAVRERVALGYRSEVEFYSLIADRMRIPVPRSFHQDISDDGTDVVLLLSDMAPAVQGDQIAGCSPTEARLAVEALAGLHGPSWCAPEWMDLSAIVMPKPGDDEAAKDMGDVCKMAADIVIDRLGSSISPEDQETLSAAMASVTDWLKAEPDRYALMHGDYRLDNMLFDPDHTRITVVDWQTIGIGLPTRDLAYFTATSLEPAVRAQIERDLVERYHRALIGYGVGDYNLATCWNDYRLGVVQAPLLVALGTAFATSTERGDEMMLAMLSRGCRAIRELETMELIASYR, from the coding sequence GTGCTGAGAACCGACGTCGACACGGTCGAGGTCACGCCGATCGGAACGGGCCAGACCGGCGCCACGTACCGAGTGTCGGCGACATACGGCGCGGACACCGACCTGCCCGCCTCGTTCGCGATCAAGCTGTCCGCGCAGGACGACGCGGTGCGGGAGCGGGTTGCGCTGGGATACCGATCCGAGGTCGAGTTCTACTCGCTGATCGCCGACCGGATGCGAATTCCCGTCCCGCGCAGTTTCCATCAGGACATCTCCGACGACGGCACCGACGTCGTCCTCCTGCTCTCGGATATGGCGCCCGCGGTGCAGGGCGACCAGATCGCCGGGTGCAGCCCAACCGAGGCGCGGCTGGCCGTCGAAGCGCTGGCCGGGCTGCACGGCCCGAGTTGGTGCGCGCCCGAATGGATGGACCTGTCCGCCATCGTCATGCCGAAACCCGGTGACGACGAAGCCGCCAAGGACATGGGCGATGTCTGCAAGATGGCCGCCGACATCGTCATCGACCGCCTCGGATCGTCGATCAGCCCCGAGGATCAGGAAACACTGTCCGCGGCAATGGCTTCGGTCACCGACTGGCTGAAGGCCGAACCGGACCGCTACGCACTCATGCATGGCGACTACCGGCTCGACAACATGTTGTTCGATCCCGACCACACCCGCATCACGGTGGTCGACTGGCAGACCATCGGCATCGGGCTACCGACGCGCGACCTCGCGTACTTCACCGCAACCAGCCTCGAACCGGCGGTGCGCGCGCAGATCGAGCGTGACCTCGTCGAGCGCTACCACCGTGCGCTGATCGGTTACGGCGTCGGTGATTACAATCTCGCCACCTGCTGGAACGACTACCGTCTTGGCGTCGTGCAGGCGCCGCTGCTCGTGGCGCTCGGTACAGCGTTCGCGACGTCGACCGAGCGAGGCGACGAGATGATGCTGGCGATGTTGAGCCGCGGCTGCCGGGCGATCCGCGAACTGGAGACCATGGAGCTCATCGCATCGTATCGGTAG
- the cobL gene encoding precorrin-6y C5,15-methyltransferase subunit CbiE /precorrin-6Y C5,15-methyltransferase subunit CbiT, with amino-acid sequence MIVVVGIGADGMPGLSPVAKAELARAIVICGSRRQLELLDDTVTAPRREWPSPMLPALRTLLDGAEGDVHVVASGDPLLHGVGNSLIRLYGAHRVAVLPHVSSVTLACSRVGWAVQDTEVISLVSADPHIAVRRGGQAVVMSRDRSTPAALARLLTDTGRGDSEVSVLEQLGGPAERRRTATAREWAARPPGDVDDLNVVAVRYLPDERRLGVLPDDMFANDGQITKQPVRAVTLAALAPRPGEMLWDVGAGSGSIAIEWCRSGPGCRAVAFERDEQRRKRITENSVAFGARVEVQGNAPGSFDSVPAPDAVFIGGGITQPGLLEACFERLPSGGRLVANAVTVESESLVAQWYSRRGGELRRFEYHRGEPLGGFTGWRPAMPITQWTVTKR; translated from the coding sequence GTGATCGTCGTCGTCGGCATCGGCGCCGACGGAATGCCCGGACTGTCGCCGGTCGCAAAGGCCGAACTCGCAAGAGCCATCGTGATTTGCGGCTCGCGGCGCCAACTGGAGCTACTCGACGACACCGTCACCGCGCCGCGGCGGGAGTGGCCGTCACCGATGCTGCCCGCCCTGCGCACGCTGCTCGACGGGGCCGAGGGCGACGTGCACGTGGTGGCCAGCGGCGACCCGCTGCTGCATGGCGTCGGCAACTCGCTGATCCGGCTGTACGGCGCGCACCGGGTGGCGGTGCTGCCGCACGTGTCGTCGGTGACCCTGGCCTGCTCGCGGGTGGGCTGGGCGGTGCAGGACACCGAGGTCATCAGCCTGGTGTCGGCTGACCCGCACATCGCGGTGCGCCGCGGCGGGCAGGCGGTCGTGATGTCGCGCGACCGTTCCACTCCCGCGGCGTTGGCGCGTCTGCTGACCGACACCGGCCGCGGCGATTCCGAGGTCAGCGTGCTCGAGCAACTGGGCGGACCAGCCGAGCGGCGCCGGACCGCCACAGCACGGGAATGGGCGGCGCGGCCTCCCGGTGACGTCGACGACCTCAACGTGGTCGCGGTGCGCTACCTGCCCGACGAGCGGCGGCTCGGGGTGCTGCCCGACGACATGTTCGCCAACGACGGTCAGATCACCAAACAACCGGTGCGCGCGGTGACGCTGGCCGCCCTGGCGCCGCGGCCCGGCGAAATGCTCTGGGACGTCGGAGCCGGATCGGGCAGCATCGCGATCGAATGGTGTCGTAGCGGGCCGGGTTGCCGCGCGGTGGCGTTCGAACGCGACGAGCAACGCCGCAAACGCATCACCGAGAACAGCGTTGCGTTCGGTGCGCGCGTCGAGGTGCAGGGCAATGCGCCCGGTTCTTTCGACTCCGTACCGGCGCCCGACGCCGTCTTCATCGGCGGCGGCATCACCCAACCCGGCCTGTTGGAGGCGTGCTTCGAGCGGTTGCCGTCCGGCGGCAGGCTCGTCGCGAACGCCGTCACGGTCGAATCCGAATCTCTTGTTGCTCAGTGGTATTCACGTCGCGGCGGGGAGCTGCGGCGCTTCGAGTACCACCGCGGAGAGCCGCTCGGCGGCTTCACCGGCTGGCGCCCTGCCATGCCCATCACCCAGTGGACGGTGACCAAACGATGA
- the cobM gene encoding precorrin-4 C11-methyltransferase translates to MTVYFIGAGPGAADLITVRGQRLLQRCPVCLYAGSIMPEDLLALCPPNARVVDTGPLTLDQIITELADAHAANLDVARLHSGDPSIYSALAEQCRRLDEIDIDYEIVPGVPAFAAAAAALGRELTVPGVAQTVTLTRVATLSTAMPPGEDLQTLSAPGATLVLHLAAAQIDTIAADLLAGGYRPETPCAVVAFASWPQQQVVRCRLENLAEQTKAAGITRTAVIVVGDVLTAEGFADSYLYSSGRIRRGRH, encoded by the coding sequence ATGACCGTCTACTTCATCGGCGCCGGCCCCGGTGCTGCCGACCTGATCACCGTTCGGGGACAGCGACTGCTGCAGCGCTGCCCGGTCTGCCTCTATGCCGGCTCGATCATGCCCGAGGATCTGCTCGCGCTGTGCCCGCCGAACGCGCGCGTCGTCGACACCGGGCCGTTGACACTCGACCAGATCATCACCGAACTCGCCGACGCCCACGCCGCGAATCTCGATGTGGCGCGGCTGCACTCCGGCGATCCCTCGATCTACAGTGCCCTGGCCGAACAGTGCCGCCGCCTCGACGAAATCGACATCGACTACGAAATCGTGCCCGGTGTACCGGCATTCGCCGCGGCTGCGGCCGCACTGGGCCGCGAGCTCACGGTTCCCGGTGTCGCGCAGACGGTCACACTGACCCGGGTGGCCACCCTGTCGACTGCGATGCCGCCGGGGGAGGACCTGCAGACACTATCGGCGCCGGGCGCCACACTGGTGTTGCACCTGGCGGCCGCGCAGATCGATACGATCGCCGCGGACCTGCTGGCCGGTGGTTACCGGCCCGAAACGCCCTGTGCGGTGGTCGCGTTCGCGTCGTGGCCCCAGCAGCAGGTGGTGCGCTGCAGGCTCGAGAATCTCGCGGAGCAGACGAAGGCGGCGGGCATCACCCGCACCGCGGTCATCGTCGTCGGCGACGTGCTGACGGCCGAGGGGTTCGCCGACAGCTACCTGTACTCGTCGGGGCGGATACGGCGGGGACGACACTGA
- the fabG_17 gene encoding short-chain dehydrogenase/reductase SDR: protein MTDTADSRPPLVVVFGGRSEIGLEVATRLAPGAVVLLAARRSNELAAEVSAVRAAGAVTVHVREFDADDLDSHGPLVDSIVAEHGPVDTAVLAFGILGDQALAEKDPAHAAAIVHTDFVAQVSLLTVLAATMRGAGAGAIVAFSSVAGVRVRRANYVYGSAKAGLDGFCSGLADALHGSGVHLLVVRPGFVIGRMTEGMAPAPLSSTPGRVADATVRALRKGRATVWVPAPLAVLAAAFRMTPRFVWRRLPR, encoded by the coding sequence ATGACAGACACGGCTGACTCTCGTCCGCCCTTGGTCGTGGTCTTCGGCGGGCGCAGCGAGATCGGCCTCGAGGTGGCCACGCGCCTGGCACCCGGAGCGGTGGTGCTGCTGGCGGCGCGCCGCTCCAACGAGCTGGCCGCGGAGGTGTCCGCCGTCCGCGCGGCCGGCGCCGTCACCGTGCACGTGCGCGAGTTCGACGCCGACGACCTGGACTCCCACGGACCGCTCGTCGACTCCATCGTCGCCGAACACGGCCCGGTCGACACCGCGGTGCTCGCCTTCGGCATCCTCGGCGATCAGGCCCTGGCGGAGAAGGATCCCGCGCACGCCGCGGCGATCGTGCACACCGACTTCGTCGCCCAGGTCAGCCTGTTGACCGTGCTGGCCGCGACGATGCGCGGCGCGGGCGCCGGGGCCATTGTCGCGTTCTCGTCGGTGGCCGGCGTCCGGGTGCGACGCGCCAACTACGTCTACGGGTCCGCGAAGGCGGGGCTGGACGGGTTCTGCAGCGGGCTCGCCGACGCCCTGCACGGCTCGGGGGTGCACCTGCTCGTGGTTCGGCCGGGTTTCGTGATCGGGCGGATGACCGAGGGCATGGCACCGGCGCCGCTGTCCAGCACGCCCGGGCGGGTCGCCGACGCCACCGTGCGTGCGCTGCGTAAGGGCCGCGCCACGGTGTGGGTACCCGCGCCGCTGGCCGTGCTGGCGGCGGCGTTCCGGATGACGCCGCGGTTCGTGTGGCGGAGGTTACCGCGGTGA